The DNA segment CAATCGGGCAATACGAAAAACAGTATCAGGAAAAAGATACGACTCAAGGGAAGAATGAAAATTCCTCCCAAAGAAAGTTGATTTGCATTACGAACGGTTGACAATTCGTTCTTCCTTTGTATCCGATTCCACGAGAAGCCACAGGTATGTTTTGTCTATCTGTTTTTTATCAAACTAAATTGGGCGAATTTTTTGATTCTTTATAAAATTCTAAAACAAAGGATCTTTGAAATTTTAGTTGTGAAGAGGGCTCGTATAAGAAAATACAAATTTGTTACGATATGCGCCCTTTGAAAGGAAAAAAGCGACTCCAAAAAAAGAGTTTTGATCGGATTTTGAAACCACCAAAATGTTATAGCGGTGCTTCTTTTTTTTCGGAACATTTCGCTCGATCCTTTTTTTTGATTTTTTTGTCCCAATCTGGAGCTTTGGATTCAAAAAACATTCCAGGAAACACGAGAAACCAACCTTCGCTCTTGTCGAATGTGACCCGCAATGTCCCACGGATCGTTCGGGAATACTCCTGTTCGCCGGCTATCTCGCTTCCTCGTTGCAAACCACTCGCAGAACTTAGCCTCCATTCCTTACGGGTTGCAGTGACAGGGGCGCGTTTCACGACTTCGTCGTGAGCTAACATTATGCGAACGCCCCTAGAAAGTGAGTATTGAGTTTTCGCTTCGCGGCTTTTGGCTTGAGTCCCGATCCATTGAGAGGGAATCACCTGAGTTTCGTCGCTTCCTATGGGCGCTATTTCGCAACTTCGTTGCGAACCAACATTATTCGAACGCCGCTAGAAAGTGAGTATTGAGTTTTCGCTTCGCGGCTTTTGGCTTGAGTCCCGATCCATTGAGAGGGAATCACCTGAGTTTCGTCGCTTCCTATGGGCGCTATTTCGCAACTTCGTTGCGAACCACTCGCAACGCTCTGCTGCTCGTGGCTATCTCGCTTCCTATGGGCGCTATTTCGCAACTTCGTTGCGAACCACTCGCAACGCTCTGCTGCTCGTGGCTATCTCGCTTCCTATGGGGCGCGAGATAGATCACGAAATTGATTGACAGGCTATGTGCAAACCGGATTCTAATAGTAGCTATGGATAGCGCTCCCGAGCATCTTGGCCCCTTATTAATTCAATTCTTACTCGGAGTAGGTTTCTCTGCTCTGATTCTTACCCTTGCCATACTCATCGGTCCGAAAAAAAAATCGAAACCTCAGGATACCTTCGAATGCGGAGTCCAATACTATGGGGATGCGAGAGGACTTTTTAATATTAAGTTTTATCTCGTTGCGGTTCTTTTTATTTTGTTCGACATCGAAGCCGTTTTTCTTTTTCCGTATGCGGTCAATTTGATCGGATTTAAGAACGCGGGAATCGGTTTTTTTCTCATCTTTGAGATGTTTGTGTTTGTCCTCACCCTTGTTGTGGGCTTATACTATATCTGGAAGAAAGGAGCTCTGGAATGGGATTGAGTGATCTGAGTAAAGGTCCGGGCCAGGCCCTGGGAGATATGATCCAACTCGGCAACGTCGAGGCGGTGATTCAATGGGGAAGAAGTAATTCGCTTTGGCCTTATCCTTTTGCCACCGCGTGTTGCGGAATCGAATATATGAGTACTGCGTGTTCCGATTACGATATCGCTCGTTTTGGAGCGGAACGTCCTTCGTTTTCCCCGCGTCAGGCGGACATGATTTTGGTTCTCGGAACCATCACTTATAAAATGGCTCCGGTTCTTCGTCAAATTTACGATCAAATGGCGGAACCAAAATTCGTGATCAGCGTCGGGGCCTGTGCTTCTTCGGGTGGAATGTTCAACACATACGGAGTTCTGCAAGGTGTAGATCGAATTCTTCCGGTGGATGTATATGTTCCGGGTTGTCCTCCGAGACCCGAAGCGATTTTAGATGCATTGGTCAAATTGCAGGAAAAGATGAAAACGCAGGGGCTGGAAGCGAGACGTCAGGAAGTGATGCAGAAAATCCAGGAATTGAACGAAAGAAATAAACCCCTGGTCGTACGATGAAAGAAGCAGTAGAACGGTTTCTCAAAGAAAAGTTTTCTCATTTTTTGGACGCAGATGCCGCGCCGGTTGTTTCCAACGTTCCCGTCTTTTTTATAAAAGCGGAAGCTTTGATTCCCGTATTGTCCGCGCTAAAAAACGATCCATCACTCCATTATAATTTTCTAAACGACCTCACGGCGATCGATTGGCTCGGAAAAAGAGAACCTCGTTTTGAAGTGTGTTATCTTTTACGTTCCGGAAATAAGGCGTCGAGCAGAATCCAAATCAAGGTCCGAGTGGAAGAAGGGGAATCGATTCCCAGTATCACCGGAGTTTATAAGGGCGCGAACTGGCCGGAGCGGGAAGTATACGACCTATTCGGAATTGAATTTATCAATCACCCGAGTTTGGATCGGATTTTGCTTCCCGATAATTTTCAAGGACATCCTCTGAGAAAGGATTTTCCGTTGGAAGGATTCGGTCAGGATTATCTGATCGAAGATCTACTGCATATTCATATCAACGATGATATTACAAAGAAGGAGGGAGGAAAGTAGAATGATGTATGAAAAAACCGCAGAACACTTTCAGCAGAAATTTCAAAATCTTCCGGAAGGACACCTCCTCGTAAACTTAGGTCCTTCTCATCCCGCGACTCATGGGATTCTTCAAAATGTGATTCAACTCGACGGAGAGAGAATCGTGGAAGCAGAATCCGTGATCGGATACGTGCACCGCTGTTTTGAAAAATTAGGAGAACGTTATACTTACAATCAGTTTCTGGTCTGTACAGATCGGATGAACTACGTTTCCACGCCGCTAAACAATATCGGCTGGATTCTCGCAGTGGAAAAGATGATGCAGATCAGCGTTCCGGATCGAGTGACGTATGTGAGAATGATCATCTCCGAACTTTCGAGAATCATGGATCATATCATCTGCAGCGGGATTCTCGGTGTGGACTTGGGCGCATTCTCGGGATTATTGCATCTCTTTCATCATCGCGAAAATATCTATCAAGTGATCGAGAAGTTAACCGGGGCGAGATTGACCACCACGTTTTGCAGAATCGGCGGTCTCGAAAGGGACATCTATCCGGAGTTTGCCAAAGAGGTAAAACTCGTATGCAACGGACTCAAACCTGCAATCGAAGAATTCAACAGCCTTCTTTTAAAAAATAAAATCTTTCTGGGACGTACCGAAGGAATCGGCGGAATTTCCGCCGAAGACGCAATCGCATACGGATACACCGGGCCGAATCTCAGAGCGGCGGGTGTGGACTGGGACGTTCGCAGAGATGAACCATATATGCTCTATGATCAGGTGGACTTTGACATTCCGGTCGGAGAGGACGGTTCGGTTCTTCATCGAACGTTAGTGCGTATGGAAGAAATGCGACAGTCGATCCGGATCATCGAACAGCTTGTAGACGGAATTCCTTCCGGACCTTGGCACGCGGATCTTCCTCACGCTTATCTTCCGGAAAAACAGAAAGTCTACAACAATATGGAAGAATTGATCTATCACTTCAAGATCATCATGCACGGGGTAAAAGTTCCTCCGGGTGAACACTATATGGCTACCGAAGCTGCAAACGGCGAACTCGGATATTATATCGTTTCCGAAGGAGAAAAATCACCTTGGAGAGTTCACGTTAGACGTCCTTGTTTTTGGTATTATCAATCGTTTGCGGAACTCGTTCGGGGCGGTCTGCTCGCGGATTCGGTCGCGACCATGAGCTCTCTGAATGTGATCGCGGGGGAGTTGGATTGCTGATGAGTTACAAGTTCAGTGACACCTCCGAAAAAAGATTTCAGAAAATGCTGGAAGTATTTCCGGACAAACGCTCCCTCATACTTCCGTGTTTGTATATTCTCCAAAGAGAAAACGGGTTTGTGGATCAGGAAGGGATGAACTACATCGCGGATCGCCTTGGAGATCCGATCTCCTTGGCTCAGATCTATGGTGTCGCTACATTCTATACTTTATATAACAAAAAGCCGGTAGGAAAGTATCATATTCAGATCTGCGGAACCTCGAGTTGTTATCTTCAGGGAAACGATAGAATCGAAAAACATCTCTGTGACCGTCTCGGAATTCATCTGGGACAAACGACCCCCGATCAGAAGTTTACGCTGGAAGAAGTGGAATGTCTCGGGGCCTGCGGTTACGCGCCTATGGTGCAGATCAACGACGATTTTTACGAGCAGCTGACTCCCGAAACGGTGGATCAGATTCTTGAAAGTTTGAACTGACAAAGGAAACCCTTATGGCAGAGATGAAAATTCTTACGAAATACATTGATAATCCCAAGTCTACCGAACTTGAGTTTTACGAATCCGTTCACGGTTACGACGGGTTAAAAAAAGCCCTCGCGATGAAACCGGACGATATCATCGCTGAAGTCAAAAAATCGGGTTTGAGAGGAAGGGGAGGGGCCGGTTTTCCGACCGGACTCAAGTGGTCGTTTATCCCGAAAGACATTCCAAAACCGAAATATATAATCTGCAACGCGGACGAAGGCGAACCAGGAACATTCAAAGATCGTAAACTGATTGAGAACCTTCCTCATCAGATCATAGAAGGGATGATCATCGGAGCCAGAGCGATCAATTCCAACAAAGGATTTTTTTATATCCGGGGGGAATTTCAGAAAGGCGCTAAGACGATGCAGAAGGCGATCGACGAAGCTTATGCAAAGGGATATCTGGGTAAGAATATTCTGGATTCCGGTTTTGATTTTGATCTCATTCTTTACGAAGGCGCGGGAGCCTATATCTGTGGAGAAGAAACCGCGCTCATCAACTCGATCGAGGGTAGAAGAGGTCATCCAAGACTCAAACCCCCGTTCCCTGCGGTTTCGGGTTTGTATCGTTCTCCTACCGTGGTCAACAACGTGGAAACGTTTTCCGCGATTCCTCATATTATCGACAAGGGCGCGGATTGGTATTCCAAGATCGGAACCGAAAAATCCCCCGGTACAAGACTGTTTAGCGTTTCGGGTAACGTGAAACGGCCGGGTGTTTATGAAATCGAATTAGGAACTCCTTTATTAGAACTTGTGAATGATCTCTGCGGCGGGATCACGGACGACAAACCTCTGAAGGCTGTCATCCCGGGCGGATCCTCGGTTCCCATTCTCACCGCGGAAGAATGCAAAACCGCGAATATGGATTTCGAATCGATGGCGGCTCACAAGACCATGCTCGGTTCGGGTGCGGTGATCGTGCTCGCGGAAGGCGCGGACATCGTGGAAACCACGTATCGATTTGCGAGATTCTACGCTCACGAATCCTGCGGTCAGTGTACTCCGTGCCGCGAAGGAACCCACTGGGTTCGGGACATTCTTTCTAAAATCAGGGACGGAGAAGGTACGACTCAGGACATCGATCTGATTCTTTCCTTGTCCAGAAACATGGAAGGCGGAACGACCATCTGTCCTCTTTCGGACGCCTGTGTGGGAGCGGTTCGTCCTGCGATTCAGAAATTTCGTTCCGAGTTTGACGCCAGGCTCAAGGTAAAACCGGAGCCGGTTGTGGAACTTCGGAGAAGAAAGGAAGATAAAATTTCCGAATCCGTTGTTGCGGAAGGACAAAAAACTCCATGAACTGGAATGAAATCTTATTTTGGCTTTTGAAAAGCGGTCTTTTCTTTTTTATCCTGATCACCGCCTGCGCGTATTATACTCTTGCTGAGAGAAAGGTAGCGGGTTTTATCCAGGATCGAAAGGGGCCAAACCGCGCTGGGATCTGGGGACTTTTACAGCCCCTCGCGGATGGAATCAAATTTCTTACCAAAGAAGAAGTGTTTCCGACCCAGGTAAGCAAGGTGATGTATCTGATCGCACCTGCGATCTCGATGACCTGTGCGATCATGGCTTGGTCCGTGGTTCCTCTCGGAGGACAAATTCCTCTTCCCGGATTTTTGCAGAATGCGACCGGTCTTGTATTTTTGGATCTGCAGGTCGCCAATCCGGATACGGGAATCTTATTCTTATTTGCGATCTCTTCTCTTGCCGTGTATGGGATCATCATCGCGGGTTGGGCGAGTAACAACAAATATTCGTTGTTAGGCGCGATCCGTTCCACGGCTCAGATGATCAGTTACGAGCTTCCATTGGGAATGAGCGTCGTGTCCATCGTAATCATCACTGGTTCTTTAAAACTCACGGATATCAGCGCATCTCAGGCGGGTCTCTGGAATATTTTCAAACTTCCCGGGTTGATCGCATTTTTTCTATTTACGGTTTCCATGTTTGCGGAGACAAATCGTCTTCCCTTTGACTTGGCGGAAGCCGAGTCCGAACTCGTAGTCGGGTTTCACACGGAATACGGAGCGTTTAAGTTCGCATTGTTTTTTATCGCGGAATACATGAACATGATCACGATGAGCTGCGTCGTCACCTTGCTTTTCTTCGGCGGATATTTGGTTCCGTTCGGCATTTTGGACGGGCACGTGCTTCAGCCTCTTTTAGGACTCTTTTTCTTTTTAGGAAAGGTTCTCTTTTTTACCTTTTTGTTTCTCTGGGTGAGATGGACCCTTCCCCGATTTCGTTACGATCAACTGATGACCTTGGGATGGAAAAAACTCATTCCCTGGGCGATCTTGAACATCCTGATCGCAAGTATCTATATACAATTTTAAGAATATAAAGAATATGCCATTTACAGATCAACCCCAACTGCTCCTGTTTTTTCTGTTCTCCGCGGTGATGATACTCAGCTCTTTAGGAGTGATTTTTCATCCGAATGCGATCACGGCCGCGGTTCTTCTTGTATTGAGTTTTTTTTCGCTCGCGGCGATCTACGCGGTGATGAACGCGATCTTTCTCGCGACGATGCAGCTTCTCGTATATGCGGGAGCGATCATGGTCTTGGTGGTTTTTGTTTTGATGCTCCTCTCTTTAAGAGAAGAATCGCAAACTCTTTTTATCTTTGAGAAACCGGTTAAAAAAATTCTCTATCTTAGTCTTGTCGCGTTTTTGGGAGTTCTTTTGATCACCGCGGTTCAGGACGGGATTCCGTCTAAAAGTTCTCAAAGGATCGGTTACGGAGAGAACGGAAGTAACTTATATTCCATGGACATTCCCAAAGGCGGAAACACGGACAACGGTCTCGGATTCACCTCCAAAGGAAATACTGCAGTGGTCGGAACCGCGATGTTTTTAAGATACCTTCTTCCGTTTGAATTGATTTCGATCCTTCTCCTCGCCGCGGTTTTGGGCGTAGTGGTGCTCGGGAAAAAGACGTTAGGAAAGGGCGAACAGGGAGGAAGAATATGAGTCTTTGGATTTCCGGAATCCCGGTGGAATATTTTTTAATCCTGGCGATGATCACGTTTACGATCGGGGTCGCGGGGGTTCTTGTGAGAAGAAGCGCGGTTCTTATCTTTATGTCGATCGAATTGATATTAAACTCGGTCAATCTTGTGTTTGTAACTTTTTCCAAGGCTCTGCACCAAGTGGATGGAGAAGTTGTGGTGTTTTTCGTAATGGCAATCGCGGCTTCCGAGGCGGCGATCGGATTGGCCATCGTGATTGCGATCCATAGGATCAAAAAAACGAGCTTTGTGGACGAAATGAATCTGATGAAATGGTAGAAAAAATGGAAATTTCAGTCCTCATCCCAACGTTAGTCGCACTTCCTCTGATCGGATTTTTAGTTTCTGGTCTTTTCGGTAAATGGCTGAAAGGTTTTACTGGAATTTTTTCCACCGCGGTTGTATTTATCTCCTTTGGTCTTGCCTTGGTTTCCTTTTTTCTGTTTCATCCGATGGAACGTTCCATTCCGGAGATCGTGACCGTATTTCCTTGGATTGAAGCCGGGGGAATCAAAGTATCCCTCGCGTATCAAGTAGATCAGCTTTCCTTATATATGATTTTGATCATTACCGGGATCGGAGCGTTGATCCATCTCTATAGCATCGGATATATGAAGGAAGATCCGGGTTTTACCCGTTATTTTGCGTATTTGAATCTGTTTATCTTTTCGATGCTCAATCTGGTACTTGCAGAAAATTTAATTCTTCTTTTTTTAGGATGGGAAGGAGTCGGGCTTTGTTCGTATCTGTTGATTGGGTTTGACTATCACAAGGATTCGGCTGCAAACGCAGGAATGAAGGCGTTTATCACAAACCGAATCGGGGATCTCGGGATGTTACTCGGGATTTCTCTCGTGTATTGGTATACGGGTTCGGTATCGTTTACGGCAATTGCGGAGGCGATTCCCGAAGTGCCTTCGTTTCGATATATCCTTCCGCTTGTTGGAATTTGTTTTTTTATAGGAGCGATCGGAAAGTCCGCTCAGCTTCCACTGCACGTTTGGCTTCCGGACGCGATGGCGGGACCAACTCCGGTGTCCGCGTTGATCCACGCGGCGACGATGGTAACCGCCGGAATTTTCCTGATCGCAAGACTGAATCCGATCTTTCTTTCGGCTCCGCAAGTGGGGCATTGGATCGTGATCATCGGATCGGTGACCGCTTTTTTTGCCGCGACCGTCGGCTTATTTCAGAACGATATCAAAAAGGTGCTCGCGTATTCGACCGTGTCTCAGTTGGGATATATGTTCGTCGCGATGGGAGCTGGCGCGTATGTCGCGGGGCTCTTTCACTTGATGACTCACGCGTTTTTTAAGGCGCTTCTTTTTTTGGGCTCCGGTTCCGTGATCCACGCGCTCCATCACGAGCAGGATCTCCGCAACATGGGCGGACTCAAAAAACAGATGAAAATCACTTGGATCACGTTTTTGATCGGATCGTTGGCGATCTCCGGGATTCCTCCGTTTAGCGGATTCTTTTCCAAGGATTTAATATTAGAAAAGAGTTATGCTTACGGAACTCTTTTTTACGGATTGGGAATCGTGACTGCGCTTATGACCGCGTTCTACATGTTTCGCATGACGTATCTCGCATTTTATGGAGAATCCCGTGTGTCCTCGCACAAGGCGACGCATCTTCACGAATCACCGCTCGTGATGACGATCCCTCTCGTGATTTTATCGATCGGAGCGGCGATCACAGGATTTTTAGAAGTTCCTCATTTTCTTTTCGGAGGAGTGGACGTTCTCTCCCGCTACTTTGCACCGGTGTTTTTGAGAGGAATCGAAATCTCTCAGATGATCGTAAAGCAGCCGTTAGATGCACACGAAACCGGAGCGACTTTGGAACTGATCCTGGTCGGCGTATCCGTCGCGATCGCGTTATCCGGAATTTTTATCGCCAGAATGATTTTTGTAAGCGGGAAAAACGTTCCGGATGCAGAAGAATCACATACCGGAGCCAAAAGAATTCTTTCCAAAAAATACTACGTGGATGAATTCTATCATGGTTTTATCATAGAGCCGATCGTTCTTCTCGGAAAGTTTTTAGCCGATCACGTCGAGAAAAATTTTTTGGATCTGATGCTCAGAGGAACGGGAAGGGTCGCGGTTGCGATTTCTTTGGTTTTACGAAGGGTCCAAACCGGAATTGTCGTCGACTATGCGATCCTGATTGTGTTCGGAACCGTAATCATTCTTTCCTTGTTTTTATTGAGGGGGCTGTAACTTGGATTTCCCGCCGTTTATACTCAGTATATTTTTATTCTTACCGTTGATCGGTGTTCCGTTTTTATTTGTATCCAATCGCGTCTACTGGCTGCGTTTTATCTCGGGAGCATTTACGCTCGTTCCCTTTTTGATCCTGGTCGGATTGTATTTTAAATACGATCCGGACAACGCGTCTCTTCAGTTTGTGGATCGGATCCGGGACATCGTGGTTTCCGGAAATCTCAGAGTAGACTATCACGTCGGAATGGACGGGTTCAGTCTTTTGCTTTGCGGAATGTCTTCTTTGTTATTTTTTTTATCGACTCTTGCAACCTGGTCGAGCATCACCTCCAGAATTCGGGAATTTTATATTTATCTAATGATCGTAGAGATGAGCGTGCACGGAGTATTTCTTTCGGGAAACCTCGTTCAGTTCTATATCTTCTGGGAGGCGATGGTTTCTCCGATGGTTCTGATGGTTGGGATCTGGGGAGAGGATCAAAGAGTCAAGGCGGCAATCAAGTATCTGATATTTTCATTTACCGGATCCGTGTTGATGCTTGCAGGAATTCTAATCCTGTATTTTAAAACCGGAACGATCGTGATCGAAGATCTTTCCACGGGGCTTCTGCCGGAAATTCCGAAAAATATACGATTGTTTATGTTTTTTGCGTTTGTGCTCGCGTTTGCGATCAAGGTTCCGTTGTTTCCGGTTCACACCTGGATGCCAGACGTTCACTCGCAAGCGCCGACGGTGGGTTCCGTGGATCTTTCCGGAATTTTGCTGAAGATCGGATTGTACGGATTTATTCGTTTAGCAATTCCGTTATTCCCAGAAGAGATGCTCGAATACAGAGAACTCTTGGGAGGGCTCGCGATCGCGGGAATCATTTATGGGGCGATCATAGCGATGGCTCAGGAGAATTCGAAACGAGTGGTCGCGTTCTCATCCCTTTCTCACATGAGTTTTTGTATGTTGGGAATCTTAAGTTTTACTGAGGAAGGAATGGCCGGCGGGATGCTCCAGATGATCAACCATGGTTTTACCGCAGGTTTACTCTTCTTTATGCTTGGGATGCTGCACGAAAGAATCGGAAATAACGATATAGCAAAAGCCGGTGGATTGTCCAAACTGCTTCCCGTGTTTTCCGTCTTTTTTGCGATCGGAATTTTTTCCTCTTTGGGGGTTCCCGGAACCAACAGTTTTATCGGAGAATTTTTAA comes from the Leptospira sp. WS92.C1 genome and includes:
- a CDS encoding NADH-quinone oxidoreductase subunit B; translated protein: MGLSDLSKGPGQALGDMIQLGNVEAVIQWGRSNSLWPYPFATACCGIEYMSTACSDYDIARFGAERPSFSPRQADMILVLGTITYKMAPVLRQIYDQMAEPKFVISVGACASSGGMFNTYGVLQGVDRILPVDVYVPGCPPRPEAILDALVKLQEKMKTQGLEARRQEVMQKIQELNERNKPLVVR
- the nuoE gene encoding NADH-quinone oxidoreductase subunit NuoE, yielding MSYKFSDTSEKRFQKMLEVFPDKRSLILPCLYILQRENGFVDQEGMNYIADRLGDPISLAQIYGVATFYTLYNKKPVGKYHIQICGTSSCYLQGNDRIEKHLCDRLGIHLGQTTPDQKFTLEEVECLGACGYAPMVQINDDFYEQLTPETVDQILESLN
- a CDS encoding NADH-quinone oxidoreductase subunit C, translating into MKEAVERFLKEKFSHFLDADAAPVVSNVPVFFIKAEALIPVLSALKNDPSLHYNFLNDLTAIDWLGKREPRFEVCYLLRSGNKASSRIQIKVRVEEGESIPSITGVYKGANWPEREVYDLFGIEFINHPSLDRILLPDNFQGHPLRKDFPLEGFGQDYLIEDLLHIHINDDITKKEGGK
- a CDS encoding NADH-quinone oxidoreductase subunit M; translated protein: MDFPPFILSIFLFLPLIGVPFLFVSNRVYWLRFISGAFTLVPFLILVGLYFKYDPDNASLQFVDRIRDIVVSGNLRVDYHVGMDGFSLLLCGMSSLLFFLSTLATWSSITSRIREFYIYLMIVEMSVHGVFLSGNLVQFYIFWEAMVSPMVLMVGIWGEDQRVKAAIKYLIFSFTGSVLMLAGILILYFKTGTIVIEDLSTGLLPEIPKNIRLFMFFAFVLAFAIKVPLFPVHTWMPDVHSQAPTVGSVDLSGILLKIGLYGFIRLAIPLFPEEMLEYRELLGGLAIAGIIYGAIIAMAQENSKRVVAFSSLSHMSFCMLGILSFTEEGMAGGMLQMINHGFTAGLLFFMLGMLHERIGNNDIAKAGGLSKLLPVFSVFFAIGIFSSLGVPGTNSFIGEFLIILGSIKANVVYGALAATGVVFAAGYLLLFAKRMLFGEPTKNLTDYHDLSLKEWTILIPTVAMIFWIGIYPKPFLRVLESSVRVALNSASAKVIQDRSLKEKDIVDKPFERKYISYKSLGEHPARYEERLKGYQGKYSLPESIRKGKETSPEGDEEAMQ
- the nuoL gene encoding NADH-quinone oxidoreductase subunit L gives rise to the protein MEISVLIPTLVALPLIGFLVSGLFGKWLKGFTGIFSTAVVFISFGLALVSFFLFHPMERSIPEIVTVFPWIEAGGIKVSLAYQVDQLSLYMILIITGIGALIHLYSIGYMKEDPGFTRYFAYLNLFIFSMLNLVLAENLILLFLGWEGVGLCSYLLIGFDYHKDSAANAGMKAFITNRIGDLGMLLGISLVYWYTGSVSFTAIAEAIPEVPSFRYILPLVGICFFIGAIGKSAQLPLHVWLPDAMAGPTPVSALIHAATMVTAGIFLIARLNPIFLSAPQVGHWIVIIGSVTAFFAATVGLFQNDIKKVLAYSTVSQLGYMFVAMGAGAYVAGLFHLMTHAFFKALLFLGSGSVIHALHHEQDLRNMGGLKKQMKITWITFLIGSLAISGIPPFSGFFSKDLILEKSYAYGTLFYGLGIVTALMTAFYMFRMTYLAFYGESRVSSHKATHLHESPLVMTIPLVILSIGAAITGFLEVPHFLFGGVDVLSRYFAPVFLRGIEISQMIVKQPLDAHETGATLELILVGVSVAIALSGIFIARMIFVSGKNVPDAEESHTGAKRILSKKYYVDEFYHGFIIEPIVLLGKFLADHVEKNFLDLMLRGTGRVAVAISLVLRRVQTGIVVDYAILIVFGTVIILSLFLLRGL
- a CDS encoding NADH-quinone oxidoreductase subunit A, whose translation is MDSAPEHLGPLLIQFLLGVGFSALILTLAILIGPKKKSKPQDTFECGVQYYGDARGLFNIKFYLVAVLFILFDIEAVFLFPYAVNLIGFKNAGIGFFLIFEMFVFVLTLVVGLYYIWKKGALEWD
- the nuoH gene encoding NADH-quinone oxidoreductase subunit NuoH, which codes for MNWNEILFWLLKSGLFFFILITACAYYTLAERKVAGFIQDRKGPNRAGIWGLLQPLADGIKFLTKEEVFPTQVSKVMYLIAPAISMTCAIMAWSVVPLGGQIPLPGFLQNATGLVFLDLQVANPDTGILFLFAISSLAVYGIIIAGWASNNKYSLLGAIRSTAQMISYELPLGMSVVSIVIITGSLKLTDISASQAGLWNIFKLPGLIAFFLFTVSMFAETNRLPFDLAEAESELVVGFHTEYGAFKFALFFIAEYMNMITMSCVVTLLFFGGYLVPFGILDGHVLQPLLGLFFFLGKVLFFTFLFLWVRWTLPRFRYDQLMTLGWKKLIPWAILNILIASIYIQF
- a CDS encoding NADH-quinone oxidoreductase subunit J, with product MPFTDQPQLLLFFLFSAVMILSSLGVIFHPNAITAAVLLVLSFFSLAAIYAVMNAIFLATMQLLVYAGAIMVLVVFVLMLLSLREESQTLFIFEKPVKKILYLSLVAFLGVLLITAVQDGIPSKSSQRIGYGENGSNLYSMDIPKGGNTDNGLGFTSKGNTAVVGTAMFLRYLLPFELISILLLAAVLGVVVLGKKTLGKGEQGGRI
- the nuoF gene encoding NADH-quinone oxidoreductase subunit NuoF, which gives rise to MAEMKILTKYIDNPKSTELEFYESVHGYDGLKKALAMKPDDIIAEVKKSGLRGRGGAGFPTGLKWSFIPKDIPKPKYIICNADEGEPGTFKDRKLIENLPHQIIEGMIIGARAINSNKGFFYIRGEFQKGAKTMQKAIDEAYAKGYLGKNILDSGFDFDLILYEGAGAYICGEETALINSIEGRRGHPRLKPPFPAVSGLYRSPTVVNNVETFSAIPHIIDKGADWYSKIGTEKSPGTRLFSVSGNVKRPGVYEIELGTPLLELVNDLCGGITDDKPLKAVIPGGSSVPILTAEECKTANMDFESMAAHKTMLGSGAVIVLAEGADIVETTYRFARFYAHESCGQCTPCREGTHWVRDILSKIRDGEGTTQDIDLILSLSRNMEGGTTICPLSDACVGAVRPAIQKFRSEFDARLKVKPEPVVELRRRKEDKISESVVAEGQKTP
- a CDS encoding NADH-quinone oxidoreductase subunit D; translation: MMYEKTAEHFQQKFQNLPEGHLLVNLGPSHPATHGILQNVIQLDGERIVEAESVIGYVHRCFEKLGERYTYNQFLVCTDRMNYVSTPLNNIGWILAVEKMMQISVPDRVTYVRMIISELSRIMDHIICSGILGVDLGAFSGLLHLFHHRENIYQVIEKLTGARLTTTFCRIGGLERDIYPEFAKEVKLVCNGLKPAIEEFNSLLLKNKIFLGRTEGIGGISAEDAIAYGYTGPNLRAAGVDWDVRRDEPYMLYDQVDFDIPVGEDGSVLHRTLVRMEEMRQSIRIIEQLVDGIPSGPWHADLPHAYLPEKQKVYNNMEELIYHFKIIMHGVKVPPGEHYMATEAANGELGYYIVSEGEKSPWRVHVRRPCFWYYQSFAELVRGGLLADSVATMSSLNVIAGELDC
- the nuoK gene encoding NADH-quinone oxidoreductase subunit NuoK yields the protein MSLWISGIPVEYFLILAMITFTIGVAGVLVRRSAVLIFMSIELILNSVNLVFVTFSKALHQVDGEVVVFFVMAIAASEAAIGLAIVIAIHRIKKTSFVDEMNLMKW